In Coregonus clupeaformis isolate EN_2021a chromosome 15, ASM2061545v1, whole genome shotgun sequence, one genomic interval encodes:
- the srp19 gene encoding signal recognition particle 19 kDa protein, translating into MSPLSDNPAEKERFICIYPSYVNSKKTLAEGRRIPAEKAVENPTCAEIRDVLTAAGANVLVENKMYSREWNRDVTFRGRVRVQLKQEDGTLCSDKFASRKDVMIYCAEMIPKLKTRTQKGAGADSGSQQGEGSKKSKKKRK; encoded by the exons GTTTATCTGCATATACCCTTCCTATGTAAACAGTAAGAAGACCCTAGCAGAGGGGAGACGGATACCTGCTGAAAAG GCAGTGGAGAATCCTACTTGTGCTGAGATCCGTGATGTGTTGACAGCAGCGGGGGCAAATGTTCTTGTGGAG AACAAGATGTACTCCAGAGAGTGGAACAGAGACGTGACATTCAGAGGAAGAGTACGTGTTCAGTTAAAGCAGGAGGATGGAACTCTCTGCTCAGACAAGTTTGCATCAC GTAAAGACGTGATGATCTACTGTGCTGAGATGATCCCCAAACTGAAGACCAGGACCCAGAAGGGTGCAGGGGCAGACTCAGGCTCCCAGCAAGGGGAGGGCAGCAAGAAAAGCAAGAAGAAGAGGAAGTAG